The genomic window GCATCACGCGCAGCGAGGCCGGCGAACTCATCGAACGCGATACGAACTACTTCGGGAGCGTGATGGTCGAACAGGGCGACGCCGACGCCTTGCTGACCGGCCTCTCCCATCACTACCCCTCGGCACTCCGACCGCCGCTGCAGGTCGTCGGCACCGACGACGACGTCGACTACGCCGCCGGCGTCTACATGCTCACGTTCAAGAACCGCGTGATCTTCATCGCCGACGCGACGGTCAATCAGGACCCCGACGAGGAGGTCCTCGCCGAGGTCACCAAACAGACCGGCAAGCTGGCGCGACGGTTCAACATCGAGCCGCGGGCGGCCCTGCTCTCGTACTCCAACTTCGGCAGCGTCGACAACGAGGGAACCCGAAAGCCGCGCAAGGCGGCCGCAATGTTACAGGACGACCCCGAAGTCGACTTCACGGTCGACGGCGAGATGCAGGCCGACACCGCCGTCGTCGAGGACATCCTCGAGGGCACCTACGGCTTCTCCGAACTCGACGAGCCCGCGAACGTGCTGGTCTTCCCGAACCTCGAGTCGGGGAATATCGGCTACAAGCTGCTCCAGCGACTCGGCGGGGCCGACGCCATCGGCCCGATGCTGGTCGGCATGGACAAGCCGGTCCACGTCCTCCAGCGGGGCGACGAGGTCAAGGACATCGTGAATCTGGCGGGCGTGGCGGTCGTCGACGCCCAACAGGAGTAACGCGTGAGCGAGGACGCCGCCGACCGCCGGGACGCCGACTCGAGTCCCGACCGCCGAGACGCCAACGCCGACGCCGATCGACCCTCGGCAACGGCCGTCGCGGAGCGACAGGGCCCTGACACTGGCGACACGCGGCTCTCGAGGCGGCGACTCCTCTGTACAGCAGGGACTGCCGGGACGATCGGGCTCGCCGGTTGTACCGGACGACGGTACCGCTCGCCACCGGACTGTTCGTCGGTCGGTTCGGCCGCCGACGCGGACGGTTACGTCCCGCTCCCGGCGGACGACGACATCTCGATGTTTCGACGCGGCCTGCGCCGGTACGGCTACTACCCCGAGGAGACCGTTCCGGACGCGGTTCGCGTCGACTGGTCGTTCCCGACCAACGGGATCGGCCACACCGCGGCCAAGTCGACGCCCCGGCCGACGCCGGACGGCGACACTATCCTTATCGCGAGCGACACCGGCCGAATCGACGCCGTTACGCCGACGGGCGAACGCCGCTGGCGCATCGATACTGGCGCGTCCAGAAGCCTCGGCTTTCACGGGACGCCGGCGATCGTCGACGGCACCGCCTACATCGGCGGGTACGACGGCGACTGCTACGCCATCGATATCGCCTCCGGCGACGTGATCTGGCGAACGTCGGCCCGCGAGTTCGGCAACGCGATCGCGATCGGCTCGAGTCCCGCCTACATCGACGGCAACCTGTACCTGCTCACCGAGCACAGCGATCCCGCCAGCGGCACGCTCTGGGAGATCGACGCCGCGACCGGGACCCCCACGTGGAGCGACGACCGCATCTGGGGGATGCCCCATCCCTCACCAGCGATCGACTGCCGGGCCGGCCGACTCGTCACCGGCTCGAACGACGGCGTCGTCTATTGCTGGGAGTTTCCCTCCCTCGAGTTCGCGTGGTCGTTTCAGGCCGGCGGCGAGGGCGGTCCCGACGGCAAATCGATGGCGGGCGGCCGGTTCAACCTCGGCGCACAGATCAAAGGGACGATCCCGGTCTACGACGGCGCGGCCTTCGTCGGCTCGTGGGACGGCCGGTTCTACCGCCTCGATCTCGAGGACGGGAGCGAGGAGTGGTCGTTCCAAACGGACAACATCGTGATGTCGAATCCGGCGATCGATCCCGACGACGGAGTCGTCTACGTCGGAAGCGACGACCGCCGCGTGTACGCGCTCGACACCGA from Natrinema versiforme includes these protein-coding regions:
- a CDS encoding PQQ-binding-like beta-propeller repeat protein produces the protein MSEDAADRRDADSSPDRRDANADADRPSATAVAERQGPDTGDTRLSRRRLLCTAGTAGTIGLAGCTGRRYRSPPDCSSVGSAADADGYVPLPADDDISMFRRGLRRYGYYPEETVPDAVRVDWSFPTNGIGHTAAKSTPRPTPDGDTILIASDTGRIDAVTPTGERRWRIDTGASRSLGFHGTPAIVDGTAYIGGYDGDCYAIDIASGDVIWRTSAREFGNAIAIGSSPAYIDGNLYLLTEHSDPASGTLWEIDAATGTPTWSDDRIWGMPHPSPAIDCRAGRLVTGSNDGVVYCWEFPSLEFAWSFQAGGEGGPDGKSMAGGRFNLGAQIKGTIPVYDGAAFVGSWDGRFYRLDLEDGSEEWSFQTDNIVMSNPAIDPDDGVVYVGSDDRRVYALDTDTGDELWSTNVGGRVIGSITATADTILVGTYDTHLYALDRETGERRWRVENRGHVTSGAIPRDGRIYYAERGVFSNYYDEEEETVLEERGHAYCLVPDE